In the genome of Curtobacterium sp. MCLR17_036, the window GCTCGAAGTCCCCGTCGACGCAGGCGAAGCAGCGCGTCGAGGCGATCCAGTCGACGACCGAGGCCGTCAGCGCCGCCGTCAAGAAGGCGGACAAGGGCTCGAAGGAGCTCTACGCGACCGAGTACACCGTCCCCGGTGTCGCGGTCGTCGCCGACGTCTCCGCGCTGTCCGCGATCGCGAAGCGTGCCGACGTCGAGAGCGTCATCCCGCTCACGCCGAAGAAGGTCGTCGAGCCGACGGTGCTGCCCGACGCCGGAGTCGCACCCTCGGGTGTCGACCCGAGCCTGGTCCAGCCCGGCGTGGACGGCGTCGCACCGAAGAACGCGGCGAGCGACATCTACACGCGCTCGCTCAACGCCTGGCAGCAGACCGGCCACACCGGCGAGGGCATCAACGTCGCCGTGCTCGACACCGGCCTCGACTACACGCAGGCCGACTTCGGCGGTCCCGGCACCGCCGAGGCGTACGCCACGGCGCTGGCGAACGCGAGCGGTGGCGCCCCGGACCCGAGCCTGTACGACGGCTCGAAGTTCCTCGGCGGGTACGACTTCGCCGGTGCGACCTACAACGCCGACCCGTCCGACCCGGCGTCCTACGACCCGGTGCCCGCGCCGGACGAGAACCCGATCGACGGCAAGGGCGGCGACCACGGCACCCACGTCGCTGGCACGATCGCGGGCTACGGCCTGACCGCCGACAAGCAGACCTTCGACGGCGACTACACGAAGCTCACCGCGCAGCAGGTCCAGGACATGTGGATCGGCCCGGGCACCGCGCCCGAGTCCGGCCTCTACGCCCTCAAGGTCTTCGGTGACAACGGTGGCTCCACCGACGTCACCGGTGCCGCGCTCGACTGGGTCGGCCGTGCGCTGACCGAGGGCAAGGACATCAACGTCCTGAACCTGTCGCTCGGCTCCGACTACGGTGCGCCGGACGACCCCGACAACGCCAAGATCGACGCGCTGACGGCCCGCGGGGTCCTGCCCGTGATCGCCTCGGGCAACGCCGACGACTTCACCGACATCGGTGGTTCGCCGGGCAACGCCGCCGGGGCGCTCACCGTCGCGGCCAGCGCGACCGGCCAGTCGCTGTTCGACGCCGTCGAGGCCACCGGGCCGTCGGACGTCGCCGGCACCTACCGTGCGCAGTACTCGCAGAACTTCACCGGCACCCTGCCGGTCGAGGGCGACGTCGTGGTCCCGACCGCGAACGTCGACGGCTGCGCGGCGTTCAGCGCCGACGACGCCGCGAAGATCGCGGGCAAGGTCGTCTGGCTCAAGTGGACCGACGCGGCGCTCGAGTGCGGCTCGGGCGTGCGCTTCAACAACGTCCAGGCTGCCGGCGGTGTCGGCGTCCTGCTGGCGGGCACGATCAACACGTTCGACTCCGGCATCGCGGGCAACGCGACGATCCCGGGCGCCGAGCTCACCCTCGACGCCGCGACGGCCCTGCGCGCCAGCGCCACGGCGGGGACCCTGCACGTGCGCTTCGCGGACGAGCTGAAGGGCTACGCGCTCGCCACCGATCCGGAGTCCGTGAACACGCTCGCGTCGTTCACCAGCCGCGGTGTGCACGGGTCGTTCGACGACATCGTGAAGCCGGACATCGCCGGTCCCGGTGTCAACGTCATCTCCGCCGCCAACGGCACCGGTGACGGTCGCATGTCGATGAGCGGCACCTCGATGGCCACCCCGGACGTCGCGGGCATCGCGGCGCTGACGTTCCAGTCGCACCCGCGGTGGAGCGCCCAGCAGGTCAAGGCCGCGCTGATGAACACCGCGACGCACGACGTCAAGGACGGCTCGCGTGGGGCGACCCTGCTCCGTCAGGGCACCGGCCGCGTCGACGCCCTGCAGGCCGTGACCACCGGCACCACCGTCCGGAGCGCGGAGAACGGCCAGCTCGTCACCGCGTCCTTCGGTGTCGTGGAGGTCGCCGGGAAGACGAGCGAGACCCGCACCCTCGAGATCCAGAACACCGACGGCTCCCCGCACACGTACGACGTGTCGTACCAGCCGCAGGTCAGCCAGCCCGGCGTCGCCTTCGCGCTGAGCACGAAGCGGATCACGGTGCCGTCCGGCGCGACCAAGACCGTGCAGCTGACGTTCACGGTGACCGACCCGACCGCGCTGCGCCGTGTGATCGACCCCACCCAGGAGTCGGTGCAGCAGGGCTACCAGCGTGAGTTCGTCGCCGCGGCCTCGGGCGTGGTGGCGTTCACGCCGACCGACTCGGCGGTCGACCCGATGCGCATCGGCACCTACGTGGCGCCGAAGCCGGTCAGCGCGGTCCGCGCACGGACGACGGTGCCCTTCACCGGCCCCGGCAAGTCCGCGAACCTGACGCTGAAGGGTCGCTCGTTCGACCAGGGCGGCCTGACGACGGGCTACCACTCGACCGTCGCGCCGTTCGTGCTCGGCGGCACCGACCCGGCCGAGACGTTCCCGGCCGGCTCGGCGGAGCAGTCCCTGCGCGCGGCCGACGTCCTGTCCTACGGTGCGAGCTACGACAAGGCGTCGGACACGGTCGCCTTCGGCGTCCAGACCGCCGGTCCCGACGCGAACCCGGGCGCCGTGACCAACGTCGAGGTCCTCGTCGACACCGACCGTGACGGCGAGCCCGACTACCTGGTCTACGACGCGAAGTCGTCGGCGGTCGACGCGACCTTCGCGACGACGGTCGACCTGGCGACGGGTGAGACGGTCGACGCGCAGCCGCTGAACGGCGGTGCGCCCGGCCAGGACGTCAACACCTTCGACAGCTCCGTGAAGGTGCTCACCGTCACCGGTTCGGCCATCGGCGCGAAGGGCAAGTTCTCCTACTCGGTCCTGACCGAGTCGGCGTACGCCCCCGCGATCGCCACGGACGCCTCGTCGGTCGTGGACGAGACGAAGACCGTCACGTTCGACGTGTCGAAGCCGGCGCTGACGTTCAGCCAGGGCGGCACGTCCGGCGTGCTGTTCGCCGACGCGGGCAACCTCACGGTGACCCGTGCCTCCGGCGTGACGAGCGCCAAGGTGCTCGCCCTGCACCTCGGCAACGCCGCGGGTTCGCAGGCCGACGTGTCGACCATCAAGGTGACCCCGCCGACGCTCGCCCTGAAGAAGGGCAGCGCCGTGACGATCAGCGGCACCGCCAAGGTCGGGGCGACGCTCACCGCGAAGCCCGGCACCTGGGCCGCGAAGGCGACGTACAAGTACCAGTGGCTCCGTGACGGGAAGGCGATCACGACCGCCACGGGCTCGAAGTACAAGCTGACGTCCTCGGCCGCCGGGCACCGGTTCTCGGTCAAGGTGACGGCCCACGCCTCGGGGTACAAGGACGGCACGGCGACGTCGCGGTCGACCGCGAAGGTCGCTCGCCGCTAGTCGCGCGCAGTCCCACCAGCACCGGTGCCGGGTCCCGTCCAGGGGCCCGGCACCGTTGTGTTTCCCGACCGGTGCGGGAAGGGGACAGGTAGTTAGACAAACTAGTGATGCACTGTCAGGGTGGTCACCATGCAGAGCACGTTGAAGCAACTCCGGTCCAACCCGGTCGAGTGGCGGCGTCGTGGGCTCACCCCGCCGGACGTCATCCAGGCCATGATCGAGCAGCGCCTCGCCGAGCCCGGGCACGCGCAGCCCGTCGGCGACCCGTCGTACCAGGACTTCTTCCGCGCCTGACCGCGGAACGCACGGACAGACCGGACAGGAGGCCCGGTGCCAGCTGGCACCGGGCCTCCTGTCCGTCAGTCCGTCCATCGGACGTCACCGTCACGCGGGTGGCGCTGAGGTGACCACCCGATAGACTCGGGTGGACCACCGGCCCGTCGGTCGCGTGAGGTCCTCCGCCAACGTGAGGAGAACCAGATGCCCGCAGCAGTCATCATCGGCGCCCAGTGGGGCGACGAGGGCAAGGGGAAGGCCACCGACCTGCTCGGCAGCCGCATCGACTACGTCGTGAAGTTCAACGGCGGCAACAACGCCGGGCACACGGTCGTCGTCGGTGGCGAGAAGTACGCCCTGCACCTGCTGCCCTCCGGCATCCTGACCCCCGGTGTGACGCCGATCATCGGCAACGGCGTCGTCGTCGACCTCGAGGTCCTGTTCCAGGAGCTCGACGCGCTCAAGGCCCGCGGCGTCGACACCTCGAAGCTCCTCGTGTCCGCGAACGCGCACGTCATCACGCACTACCACCGCACCATCGACAAGGTGACCGAGCGCTTCCTCGGCAAGCGCCAGATCGGCACCACCGGTCGTGGCATCGGCCCGAGCTACGCGGACAAGATCAACCGCGTCGGCGTCCGCATCCAGGACATCTTCGACGAGAACATCCTGCGGCAGAAGGTCGAGGCGGCCCTCGACCAGAAGAACCACCTGCTGCTCAAGGTCTTCAACCGCCGCGCGATCGACCCGGAAGAGGTCGTCGAGTCGCTGCTGTCCTTCGCGGACCGCCTGCGTCCGATGGTCGCCGACACCGGACTCGAGATCCACCGGGCGCTCGAGCGCGGCGAGACCGTCCTGTTCGAGGCCGGGCAGGCGACCATGCTCGACGTCGACCACGGCACGTACCCGTTCGTCACCTCGTCGTCGGCGACCGCCGGCGGCGCGGCGACCGGGTCCGGCATCGGCCCGGGCAAGCTCGAGCGCATCATCGGCATCGTCAAGGCGTACACGACCCGTGTCGGCGCCGGCCCGTTCCCGACCGAGCTCTTCGACGAGTCCGGCGAGTTCCTGCGCGCCAACGGCTTCGAGT includes:
- a CDS encoding S8 family serine peptidase; the protein is MADLKLAAPLRDAKPSKTVSAFIRTTGKGALEVDAQAKGGDLSRSKSPSTQAKQRVEAIQSTTEAVSAAVKKADKGSKELYATEYTVPGVAVVADVSALSAIAKRADVESVIPLTPKKVVEPTVLPDAGVAPSGVDPSLVQPGVDGVAPKNAASDIYTRSLNAWQQTGHTGEGINVAVLDTGLDYTQADFGGPGTAEAYATALANASGGAPDPSLYDGSKFLGGYDFAGATYNADPSDPASYDPVPAPDENPIDGKGGDHGTHVAGTIAGYGLTADKQTFDGDYTKLTAQQVQDMWIGPGTAPESGLYALKVFGDNGGSTDVTGAALDWVGRALTEGKDINVLNLSLGSDYGAPDDPDNAKIDALTARGVLPVIASGNADDFTDIGGSPGNAAGALTVAASATGQSLFDAVEATGPSDVAGTYRAQYSQNFTGTLPVEGDVVVPTANVDGCAAFSADDAAKIAGKVVWLKWTDAALECGSGVRFNNVQAAGGVGVLLAGTINTFDSGIAGNATIPGAELTLDAATALRASATAGTLHVRFADELKGYALATDPESVNTLASFTSRGVHGSFDDIVKPDIAGPGVNVISAANGTGDGRMSMSGTSMATPDVAGIAALTFQSHPRWSAQQVKAALMNTATHDVKDGSRGATLLRQGTGRVDALQAVTTGTTVRSAENGQLVTASFGVVEVAGKTSETRTLEIQNTDGSPHTYDVSYQPQVSQPGVAFALSTKRITVPSGATKTVQLTFTVTDPTALRRVIDPTQESVQQGYQREFVAAASGVVAFTPTDSAVDPMRIGTYVAPKPVSAVRARTTVPFTGPGKSANLTLKGRSFDQGGLTTGYHSTVAPFVLGGTDPAETFPAGSAEQSLRAADVLSYGASYDKASDTVAFGVQTAGPDANPGAVTNVEVLVDTDRDGEPDYLVYDAKSSAVDATFATTVDLATGETVDAQPLNGGAPGQDVNTFDSSVKVLTVTGSAIGAKGKFSYSVLTESAYAPAIATDASSVVDETKTVTFDVSKPALTFSQGGTSGVLFADAGNLTVTRASGVTSAKVLALHLGNAAGSQADVSTIKVTPPTLALKKGSAVTISGTAKVGATLTAKPGTWAAKATYKYQWLRDGKAITTATGSKYKLTSSAAGHRFSVKVTAHASGYKDGTATSRSTAKVARR
- a CDS encoding adenylosuccinate synthase — encoded protein: MPAAVIIGAQWGDEGKGKATDLLGSRIDYVVKFNGGNNAGHTVVVGGEKYALHLLPSGILTPGVTPIIGNGVVVDLEVLFQELDALKARGVDTSKLLVSANAHVITHYHRTIDKVTERFLGKRQIGTTGRGIGPSYADKINRVGVRIQDIFDENILRQKVEAALDQKNHLLLKVFNRRAIDPEEVVESLLSFADRLRPMVADTGLEIHRALERGETVLFEAGQATMLDVDHGTYPFVTSSSATAGGAATGSGIGPGKLERIIGIVKAYTTRVGAGPFPTELFDESGEFLRANGFEFGTTTGRPRRCGWYDAPIARYTARVNGVTDFVLTKLDVLTGLETIPVCVAYEVDGVRVDEVPVNQSDFHHAKPVYQDFPGWTEDITGARSFDDLPKNAQDYVLAVESMSGARISAIGVGPGRDAIVVRHDLLGADQA